The following is a genomic window from Streptomyces sp. NBC_01381.
ATCAAGACCGAGGGCGCGGCGACGTACCTGAAACTCGACCGCCATCTCCAGCGCTACCGGCACCTGTTCACCACGTACTCCCACGGCAAGGTGCGCCGCTCCGCCGTGACGGCGGTGATATCGGGCGACCGCGCGGCCCGCGCGCCGATGGAGGCCCAGCGGGTGCGCCGCGCCTTCTACGACGGCCGCCTCGCCGATCTCGGCACCGCGGCCCCCGCCTCATTCATCCCGCTGATCAGCGACAACTGGACGCTCAACTTCAGCTGGCAGGGCGTCGGCGCGTTCCCCGCGGCCGAGCGCGACAAGCTGCACGGCATCGTCTCCACCGCCCACAAGCGCGGTCAGCGCGTCCGCTTCTGGGCCACCCCCGACCTGGCGGGTCCGGCGCGCGAGGCGGTGTGGGGCGAGCTCCTCGCCGCAGGCGTCGATCACCTGAACACGGACGACCTGGCGGGGCTCGAAACATTCCTCGACGCCCACGGGAACTAACACCCGTTCGGAGGACATGCCGGTCGCCCGGACGGTCCCTCCGCTGCGCAACACTGACGGCCGAAGCCGCGGTGCTGACGCGGCGGAGGAGGGTGTTCCATGGCCATCTCGGTCTCTGTGGTGCTGCTGCTCGTGATCCTTGCGGTGGTTTTTCTGCGTAACGGCGCGCTGAAGTTCTCGCACGCTCTTGTCTGCGCGCTGCTCGGCTTCTACCTGGCGAGTTCCAGCGTGGCGCCGACCATCCACAACGGGGTCACGGCCACGGCCGACATCGTCAGCAGCCTGCAGCCGTGAACATCCGCCCGCTGCCCTGATCGTTTCGCCTTCATGAACAACTGTCATGTTTCCATGGACACTTCAAGGGCGCCGATCTAGCTTCGGCGCATGTCCAGCAGACTGCGTCGTCTCGGTTTCAGCAGTGCGGTGGCCCTGGCCGCGGCGTCCCTCGCGTACCCGGCCCACGCCGACGACATCCCGAAGGCGCCGGGGCACCGGCGCGTCGAGCAGTACGCGGGAGCGCCCGCCGCCACTCAGCCGCTGCCCGGCGAACAGCCGCCCCAGCACCCGTATCTCGCGGCCAACGGCCGCAGCGGCATGCACGCCGACGCGGCGGGCAGCGGAACGTACCCATGGAACGGGCCCCTCGGGAAGAAGCCGCAGGTCGGCAGCGCGAAGATGGCGGCGATCGGCGGGGAGTGCGCCACCGCCACCTTCGACCGCGCGGGCCGCATCGTCACCGTCTGCGGCACCTTCACCGGCTTCCTGGTGAAGCTGCTCGATCCGGATTCGCTGGAGACGCTCGCCGAGTACAAGCTGCCGCAACGCCCCTCGACCGTCGAGGCGATCAC
Proteins encoded in this region:
- a CDS encoding phosphatidylinositol-specific phospholipase C/glycerophosphodiester phosphodiesterase family protein; the encoded protein is MALFSRRRALTTFGAALAGTVAVPAYAQASERGHGPRPLIRAHAHNDYEHPRPLFDALDHRFGSVEADIYLVDGQLLVAHDPVDLDPTRTLESLYLDPLAARVRANGGSVYRGYHRTPFQLLVDIKTEGAATYLKLDRHLQRYRHLFTTYSHGKVRRSAVTAVISGDRAARAPMEAQRVRRAFYDGRLADLGTAAPASFIPLISDNWTLNFSWQGVGAFPAAERDKLHGIVSTAHKRGQRVRFWATPDLAGPAREAVWGELLAAGVDHLNTDDLAGLETFLDAHGN